In one Kitasatospora cineracea genomic region, the following are encoded:
- a CDS encoding PP2C family protein-serine/threonine phosphatase, translating to MYGRPEQPDWGEALRRTVERLREEQRRSAPAEPPGPPPVVPDAALDPDLARPPDLDLRHLLDAVPQAAVLAEPVLDAAGTVRDLAAVVVNEAALRHPHHPGQPHRQADGGGGLSLREAYPGLWSAAFADTVGEVLRTGYAARSVPVRRSLRTPDGGTRTRREHVTAHRLGRRLLLVWPDDRTEEITRAAQRIARVGWAEWDLEESRLDVSPGLAVLLGLPPDTAALTPGRALRRVTETARPALYRDLGRLLATGEDIDVLTELYGVGRPRRVRLVAEAVREDGGPVEGLRVVLQDVTELWESRRRLREQEEETERQARRADTEHYVVQRLQEALQPRSAALVGIGVRTAVAYRPAEAGVGGDWFKVRQLPDGQVLLAVGDARGHGLDAVALMSTLRHALAGLAFTGALVESLGGWLNRIACDEGDEATATAVISRYYPDRRLLRWICAGHPPPVLLRDGRAAPMAADTGPPLGVLPDVAYRAVETYVRPGDTVLLYSDGLVERRDQDIDTRLDALCAAVRRNATEDCAHGPDLQELVDAVVRDMSGPLSEDDATLLAFRFEPEPEPEPGS from the coding sequence GTGTACGGGCGACCGGAGCAGCCCGACTGGGGCGAGGCCCTGCGCCGCACCGTCGAGCGGCTGCGCGAGGAGCAGCGCCGGTCCGCGCCCGCCGAACCGCCCGGCCCGCCGCCGGTCGTCCCGGACGCGGCGCTCGACCCGGATCTGGCCCGCCCGCCGGACCTCGACCTGCGCCACCTGCTGGACGCCGTCCCGCAGGCCGCGGTGCTGGCCGAGCCGGTGCTCGACGCGGCGGGCACCGTCCGGGACCTGGCCGCGGTGGTCGTCAACGAGGCCGCGCTCCGGCACCCGCACCACCCCGGGCAGCCGCACCGGCAGGCCGACGGGGGCGGCGGCCTCTCGCTGCGCGAGGCGTACCCGGGGCTGTGGAGCGCGGCGTTCGCGGACACCGTCGGCGAGGTGCTGCGGACGGGGTACGCGGCCCGCTCGGTGCCGGTGCGACGGAGCCTGCGGACGCCCGACGGCGGCACCCGCACCCGCCGCGAGCACGTCACCGCGCACCGGCTGGGCCGGCGGCTGCTGCTGGTGTGGCCCGACGACCGGACCGAGGAGATCACCCGCGCCGCGCAGCGCATCGCCCGGGTCGGCTGGGCCGAGTGGGACCTGGAGGAGAGCCGGCTGGACGTCTCGCCCGGCCTGGCGGTGCTGCTCGGCCTGCCGCCCGACACCGCCGCCCTCACCCCGGGCCGGGCGCTGCGCCGGGTCACCGAGACCGCCCGCCCCGCCCTGTACCGCGACCTCGGCCGGCTGCTGGCCACCGGCGAGGACATCGACGTGCTGACCGAGCTGTACGGGGTCGGCCGGCCGCGCCGGGTCCGGCTGGTGGCCGAGGCGGTGCGCGAGGACGGCGGGCCGGTCGAGGGCCTGCGGGTGGTGCTGCAGGACGTCACGGAGCTGTGGGAGAGCCGGCGGCGGCTGCGCGAGCAGGAGGAGGAGACCGAGCGCCAGGCCCGGCGCGCCGACACCGAGCACTACGTGGTGCAGCGCCTCCAGGAGGCCCTGCAGCCGCGCTCCGCGGCCCTGGTCGGAATCGGCGTCCGCACCGCGGTGGCCTACCGCCCGGCCGAGGCCGGGGTCGGCGGCGACTGGTTCAAGGTCCGCCAACTCCCGGACGGCCAGGTGCTGTTGGCGGTCGGCGACGCGCGCGGGCACGGCCTGGACGCGGTCGCCCTGATGTCGACGCTGCGGCACGCGCTGGCCGGGCTGGCGTTCACCGGCGCGCTGGTCGAGTCGCTCGGCGGCTGGCTCAACCGGATCGCCTGCGACGAGGGCGACGAGGCCACCGCCACCGCGGTCATCTCCCGCTACTACCCCGACCGGCGCCTGCTGCGCTGGATCTGCGCCGGCCACCCCCCGCCGGTCCTGCTCCGGGACGGCCGGGCCGCCCCGATGGCCGCCGACACCGGCCCGCCGCTGGGCGTGCTGCCCGACGTCGCCTACCGGGCGGTGGAGACGTACGTCCGCCCCGGCGACACCGTCCTGCTGTACAGCGACGGCCTGGTCGAACGCCGCGACCAGGACATCGACACCCGCCTCGACGCGCTCTGCGCGGCCGTCCGGCGGAACGCCACCGAGGACTGCGCGCACGGCCCCGACCTGCAGGAACTGGTGGACGCCGTGGTGCGCGACATGTCCGGCCCGCTGTCCGAGGACGACGCCACCCTGCTGGCCTTCCGCTTCGAGCCCGAGCCGGAGCCCGAGCCCGGGAGCTGA
- a CDS encoding AfsR/SARP family transcriptional regulator codes for MRIDVLGSVRARRADGTPVELGGPRHREVLARLVAADGRLVPTATLVDDLWAEDPPPRAVGALRTFVGALRRALEPDRPPRTPPRLLVTEGPGYALRLPRADVDAHRFEDALARARHDPAAAPDLTAALADWRGPAYADLPDRPWARRERDRLEELRLDGIELRARLLLDTPPDAGQEARLSSLAAELGAHVDEHPWREAAWALLARALHRSGRQADALAALRRARTLLGERLGLDPGAELQRLEADILTGTAPHGQPPAAWSLPGGRLGPRTTVDLARTLSLAGGDALLHARRDRLAAVHAAERTGDPLLTARVIAAYDVPALWSRADDAAQSRAVVEAAERTLAALGPDAPDPLTARLLATVAVESRTADQTPDRLRRAGRAARRAETLARQLGDPALLAFALNGVFLQSFDRPGLAPERDRTGAEILDLATRHDLPHFAVLGRLVRLQSASALGDLETAAEHARAAERLAATTEAPLVGVLTTWFRARAAAEHSTRPGGPTAAEAAARYRHADTALRTAGMPGLRRGLLPLALLGLRLLHERPAPVDPRLDWGPHLPWARPHLLLAQGRRTEAAEALTALPDPPPDHLQEALWCLTAHAAARLADPATATRAAEALHPARTEHAGAASGLLTLGPVARYLAEARSCAGS; via the coding sequence ATGCGAATCGACGTGCTCGGTTCCGTCCGGGCCCGGCGCGCGGACGGCACCCCGGTGGAACTCGGCGGCCCCCGCCACCGCGAGGTCCTGGCCCGGCTGGTCGCCGCCGACGGCCGGCTGGTCCCCACCGCCACCCTGGTCGACGACCTGTGGGCCGAGGACCCGCCGCCGCGCGCCGTCGGCGCCCTGCGCACCTTCGTCGGCGCCCTGCGCCGCGCCCTCGAACCCGACCGGCCGCCCCGCACCCCGCCCCGCCTGCTGGTCACCGAGGGACCCGGCTACGCGCTGCGCCTGCCCCGCGCCGACGTCGACGCCCACCGCTTCGAGGACGCCCTGGCCCGCGCCCGGCACGACCCCGCCGCCGCCCCCGACCTGACCGCCGCCCTCGCCGACTGGCGCGGCCCCGCCTACGCCGACCTGCCCGACCGGCCCTGGGCCCGGCGCGAACGGGACCGGCTGGAGGAACTGCGGCTGGACGGGATCGAACTGCGCGCCCGACTGCTCCTCGACACCCCGCCGGACGCCGGGCAGGAGGCCCGACTGTCCTCCCTGGCCGCCGAGTTGGGCGCCCACGTCGACGAGCACCCGTGGCGCGAGGCCGCCTGGGCGCTGCTCGCCCGCGCCCTGCACCGCTCCGGCCGGCAGGCCGACGCCCTGGCCGCCCTGCGCCGCGCCCGCACCCTGCTCGGCGAACGGCTCGGCCTCGACCCGGGCGCCGAACTCCAGCGCCTGGAAGCCGACATCCTCACCGGCACCGCCCCCCACGGGCAGCCGCCCGCCGCCTGGAGCCTGCCCGGCGGCCGCCTCGGCCCGCGCACCACCGTCGACCTCGCCCGCACCCTCTCGCTCGCGGGCGGCGACGCCCTGCTGCACGCCCGCCGCGACCGCCTCGCCGCCGTCCACGCCGCCGAACGCACCGGCGACCCGCTGCTGACCGCCCGGGTCATCGCCGCCTACGACGTCCCCGCCCTGTGGAGCCGCGCCGACGACGCCGCCCAGTCCCGCGCCGTGGTCGAGGCCGCCGAGCGGACCCTCGCCGCCCTCGGCCCGGACGCCCCCGACCCCCTCACCGCCCGGCTGCTGGCCACCGTCGCCGTCGAGAGCCGCACCGCCGACCAGACCCCCGACCGGCTGCGCCGCGCCGGCCGGGCCGCCCGCCGGGCCGAGACCCTGGCCCGGCAGCTGGGCGACCCGGCCCTGCTGGCGTTCGCCCTCAACGGGGTGTTCCTGCAGTCCTTCGACCGCCCCGGCCTCGCCCCCGAACGGGACCGCACCGGCGCCGAGATCCTCGACCTCGCCACCCGCCACGACCTGCCGCACTTCGCCGTCCTCGGCCGGCTGGTCCGCCTGCAGTCCGCCTCCGCCCTCGGCGACCTCGAAACCGCCGCCGAACACGCCCGGGCCGCCGAACGGCTCGCCGCCACCACCGAGGCACCCCTGGTCGGCGTCCTCACCACCTGGTTCCGGGCCCGGGCCGCCGCCGAACACAGCACCCGCCCCGGCGGCCCCACCGCCGCCGAGGCCGCCGCCCGCTACCGGCACGCCGACACCGCCCTGCGCACCGCCGGCATGCCCGGCCTGCGCCGCGGCCTCCTCCCGCTCGCCCTGCTCGGCCTGCGCCTGCTGCACGAACGCCCCGCCCCCGTCGACCCCCGCCTCGACTGGGGCCCCCACCTCCCCTGGGCCCGCCCCCACCTGCTGCTCGCCCAGGGCCGCCGCACCGAAGCCGCCGAAGCCCTCACCGCCCTCCCCGACCCCCCGCCCGACCACCTCCAGGAAGCCCTCTGGTGCCTCACCGCCCACGCCGCCGCCCGCCTCGCCGACCCCGCCACCGCCACCCGGGCCGCCGAAGCCCTGCACCCCGCCCGCACCGAACACGCCGGTGCCGCCAGCGGCCTGCTGACCCTCGGCCCGGTCGCCCGCTACCTGGCCGAAGCCCGTTCCTGCGCCGGGAGTTGA
- a CDS encoding universal stress protein gives MTRPVLAAVDASVRSRAAAHWAAQEAGRRGAPLRLLHAWPYLGRKANDLVKAEDLESGARSMLGDVAKELAAAYPGLEVTGELVPDAAIDGLTAAAEQGQLLVIGTRGLGGFRGLLVGSVSLGVAGRSAAPVVLVREGRPEPQSHEPEVTVGLDALEPDGAVLEFAFQEAQLRDARVRVVHGWELPPVYGYAGWIPVETEQQELGALAVGMVAEAVAPWRQKYPRTLVLEDVRTGGGAAALVEASEQSDLVVVGRRRRTLGLGSKLGSVAHAVIHHAQAPVAVVPHD, from the coding sequence ATGACTCGTCCCGTTCTCGCCGCAGTCGACGCGTCCGTCCGCAGCCGGGCCGCCGCGCACTGGGCCGCCCAGGAGGCCGGCCGGCGCGGTGCCCCGCTGCGGTTGCTGCACGCCTGGCCCTACCTGGGCCGGAAGGCCAACGACCTGGTGAAGGCCGAGGACCTGGAGAGCGGCGCGCGATCCATGCTGGGCGACGTCGCCAAGGAGCTGGCCGCCGCGTACCCGGGCCTGGAGGTGACCGGCGAGCTGGTGCCGGACGCCGCGATCGACGGGCTGACGGCCGCCGCCGAGCAGGGGCAGCTGCTGGTGATCGGCACCCGCGGGCTGGGCGGTTTCCGCGGGCTGCTGGTCGGCTCGGTCAGCCTGGGCGTGGCGGGCCGTTCGGCGGCGCCGGTGGTGCTGGTCCGCGAGGGCCGGCCGGAGCCGCAGTCGCACGAGCCGGAGGTCACCGTCGGCCTGGACGCGCTCGAACCGGACGGCGCCGTACTGGAGTTCGCCTTCCAGGAGGCGCAGCTGCGCGACGCCCGGGTGCGGGTGGTGCACGGCTGGGAGCTGCCGCCGGTGTACGGGTACGCCGGGTGGATCCCGGTGGAGACCGAGCAGCAGGAGCTGGGGGCGCTGGCGGTGGGCATGGTCGCCGAGGCGGTCGCCCCGTGGCGGCAGAAGTACCCGCGCACGCTGGTCCTGGAGGACGTCCGCACCGGTGGCGGCGCGGCCGCGCTGGTCGAGGCGTCCGAGCAGTCGGACCTGGTGGTGGTCGGCCGGCGTCGGCGCACCCTGGGCCTGGGCAGCAAGCTCGGCTCGGTGGCGCACGCGGTGATCCACCACGCGCAGGCCCCGGTCGCGGTGGTGCCGCACGACTGA
- a CDS encoding GNAT family N-acetyltransferase: MIETAPLPWPPAPIRTARLLLREPLAGDRAAIVELFTSPEVGTYIGGPRPREEFERTLPEVPPGRPGLLVVDLDGAMIGLVTLDPHGSDRLAHLHPEGGARELGYLFLPHAWGRGYATEACTAALDWLAGALPDTPVALTTQTANTASRRVAERLGFTELERFEEYGAEQWFGVRHPN; encoded by the coding sequence ATGATCGAAACCGCCCCGCTGCCCTGGCCGCCCGCCCCGATCCGGACCGCCCGGCTGCTGCTGCGCGAGCCGCTGGCCGGGGACCGGGCGGCGATTGTCGAACTGTTCACCTCCCCCGAGGTCGGCACGTACATCGGCGGCCCCCGCCCCCGCGAGGAGTTCGAGCGCACCCTGCCCGAGGTCCCGCCGGGCCGCCCCGGCCTGCTGGTGGTCGACCTGGACGGCGCGATGATCGGCCTCGTCACCCTCGACCCGCACGGCTCCGACCGCCTGGCCCACCTGCACCCCGAAGGCGGCGCCCGCGAACTCGGCTACCTGTTCCTCCCCCACGCCTGGGGCCGCGGCTACGCGACCGAAGCCTGCACCGCCGCCCTCGACTGGCTGGCCGGCGCCCTGCCCGACACACCCGTCGCCCTCACCACCCAGACCGCCAACACCGCCTCCCGCCGCGTCGCCGAACGGCTCGGCTTCACCGAACTCGAACGCTTCGAGGAGTACGGCGCCGAACAGTGGTTCGGCGTCCGCCACCCGAACTGA
- a CDS encoding SDR family oxidoreductase, with product MRCLVTGATGYLGGRLVPGLLADGAEVRCLVRDPARLRDHPWRAAVETATGDVTRPATLDGAFDGVDVAYYLVHSLGSGPDFERVDRDAARAFGRAAARAGVRRIVYLGGLVPPDLPEGLLSPHLRSRVATGRALREGGTPVTELRAAVVIGSGSASFEMLRHLTERLPVMVTPRWVDTRIQPIAVRDVLRLLLAAAHLPDDPATDRVFDVGGPEVLTYRAMMQRYARIAGLRRRLILALPVLTPGLSSHWVGLVTPVPNGLARPLVESLRHEVIRSEHDLERWIPDPPGGPVGFDRAVELALHRIRDDEVATRWSSASLPGAPSDPLPTDPDWAGGSLYQDVRERYVAAPPEALWRVVEGIGGEHGWYSFPLAWTIRGALDRLAGGVGLRRGRRSPGRLRVGDSLDFWRVEEIEPGRLLRLRAEMRLPGLAWLELTVTPDGTGSRYRQRALFHPHGLAGQAYWWSVAPFHAVVFGGMARNIAARAESG from the coding sequence ATGCGCTGTCTGGTCACCGGAGCCACCGGCTACCTCGGCGGGCGGTTGGTGCCGGGTCTGCTGGCCGACGGGGCGGAGGTGCGCTGCCTGGTCCGCGACCCGGCCCGGCTGCGCGACCACCCCTGGCGGGCCGCCGTGGAGACCGCCACCGGCGACGTCACCCGCCCGGCCACCCTGGACGGGGCCTTCGACGGCGTCGACGTCGCCTACTACCTGGTGCACTCGCTCGGCAGCGGGCCCGACTTCGAACGCGTCGACCGGGACGCCGCCCGCGCCTTCGGCCGGGCCGCCGCCCGTGCCGGTGTCCGGCGGATCGTCTACCTCGGCGGCCTCGTCCCGCCCGACCTGCCCGAGGGACTGCTCTCCCCGCACCTGCGCTCCCGGGTCGCCACCGGCCGGGCCCTGCGCGAGGGCGGCACGCCCGTCACCGAACTGCGCGCCGCCGTGGTGATCGGCTCCGGCTCGGCCTCCTTCGAGATGCTGCGCCACCTCACCGAGCGCCTCCCCGTGATGGTCACCCCGCGCTGGGTGGACACCCGGATCCAGCCGATCGCCGTCCGCGACGTGCTGCGCCTGCTGCTCGCCGCCGCCCACCTGCCCGACGACCCCGCCACCGACCGGGTCTTCGACGTCGGCGGCCCCGAGGTGCTCACCTACCGCGCCATGATGCAGCGCTACGCCCGCATCGCGGGCCTGCGGCGGCGGCTGATCCTCGCGCTGCCCGTCCTCACCCCCGGCCTGTCCTCGCACTGGGTCGGCCTGGTCACGCCCGTTCCCAACGGCCTGGCCCGGCCGCTGGTCGAGTCGCTGCGCCACGAGGTCATCCGCTCCGAGCACGACCTGGAGCGCTGGATCCCCGACCCGCCCGGCGGCCCGGTCGGCTTCGACCGCGCCGTCGAACTCGCGCTGCACCGGATCCGCGACGACGAGGTGGCCACCCGCTGGTCCTCCGCCTCGCTGCCCGGCGCCCCCAGCGACCCGTTGCCCACCGACCCGGACTGGGCCGGAGGCAGCCTGTACCAGGACGTCCGGGAACGGTACGTCGCCGCGCCCCCCGAGGCGCTGTGGCGGGTGGTCGAGGGCATCGGCGGCGAACACGGCTGGTACTCCTTCCCGCTCGCCTGGACGATCCGCGGCGCGCTCGACCGGCTGGCCGGCGGCGTTGGACTGCGCCGCGGCCGCCGCTCGCCCGGCCGGCTGCGGGTCGGCGACTCGCTGGACTTCTGGCGGGTCGAGGAGATCGAACCCGGCCGGCTGCTGCGGCTGCGCGCCGAGATGCGGCTGCCCGGCCTGGCCTGGCTGGAGCTGACCGTCACCCCCGACGGCACCGGCTCCCGCTACCGCCAGCGCGCCCTGTTCCACCCGCACGGCCTGGCCGGGCAGGCGTACTGGTGGTCGGTGGCCCCGTTCCACGCGGTCGTCTTCGGCGGGATGGCCCGCAACATCGCCGCCCGCGCCGAGTCCGGATGA
- a CDS encoding NUDIX hydrolase, with protein sequence MPTPQFILDLREHVGHGPLWLSGITAVVVEGDRILLNRRSDNGCWALLHGIVEPGEQPADTVVREVEEETGVTVRPERITSVHTLPAFACANGDQVQYLDITFRCRPLSGEPRVNDDESLAVAWFPLDALPPLTPNDTLLLEKALADTPSPWFALG encoded by the coding sequence ATGCCCACTCCGCAATTCATCCTCGACCTGCGCGAACACGTCGGCCACGGCCCGCTGTGGCTGTCCGGCATCACGGCCGTGGTGGTCGAAGGCGATCGGATCCTGCTCAACCGCCGCAGCGACAACGGGTGTTGGGCCCTGCTGCACGGGATCGTCGAGCCGGGCGAGCAGCCCGCCGACACCGTGGTGCGCGAGGTGGAGGAGGAGACCGGCGTCACCGTCCGCCCGGAGCGGATCACCAGCGTCCACACCCTGCCGGCCTTCGCCTGCGCCAACGGCGACCAGGTGCAGTACCTGGACATCACCTTCCGCTGCCGGCCGCTGTCCGGCGAACCCCGGGTCAACGACGACGAGTCGCTCGCGGTCGCCTGGTTCCCGCTGGACGCCCTCCCCCCGCTGACCCCCAACGACACCCTGCTGCTGGAGAAGGCCCTCGCCGACACCCCCTCGCCCTGGTTCGCCCTGGGCTGA
- a CDS encoding NADP-dependent isocitrate dehydrogenase produces the protein MTDSTIIYTHTDEAPALATYSFLPVVQAYASTAGVSVETRDISLAGRIIAVFPEYLQEDQRIADALTELGELAKTPGANIIKLPNVSASIPQLKAAVAELQAQGYALPEYPDEPKTDEERDIRARYDKVKGSAVNPVLREGNSDRRAPLSVKNYAKTHPHRMGAWSADSKTNVATMGVNDFASTEKSAVIAADGALRIELVAEDGTVTVLREKVPVLAGEVVDASVMRAAALNEFLAAQVARAKAEGVLFSVHLKATMMKVSDPILFGHVVRAFFPKTFAAFGADLAAAGLNPNNGLGGILAGLDKLPNGAEIKASFDAELADGPALAMVDSDKGITNLHVPSDVIVDASMPAMIRTSGHMWGPDGQEADTLAVLPDSSYAGVYQAVIDDCRANGALDPATIGSVPNVGLMAQAAEEYGSHDKTFEIAAAGTVRLVDANGETVLEQAVAPGDVFRACQTKDLPIQDWVKLAVTRARATGDPAVFWLDAERAHDAVLIEKVKAYLPEHDTEGLDIQILSPVEATKLSLERIRRGENTISVTGNVLRDYLTDLFPILELGTSAKMLSVVPLMAGGGLFETGAGGSAPKHVQQLVKENYLRWDSLGEFFALAASFEHLATTTGNAGAKVLADTLDRATGTFLNEDKSPSRRLGGIDNRGSHFYLALYWAQELAAQTEDAALAAAFAPLAQTLTEQEQAIVDELIAVQGSAVDLGGYYQPDPAKAAAVMRPSKTLNDALATLA, from the coding sequence GTGACTGACTCGACCATCATCTACACCCACACGGACGAGGCCCCCGCCCTCGCCACGTACTCGTTCCTGCCGGTCGTCCAGGCGTACGCCTCCACCGCCGGGGTGAGCGTGGAGACCCGCGACATCTCGCTGGCCGGTCGGATCATCGCCGTCTTCCCGGAGTACCTCCAGGAGGACCAGCGCATCGCGGACGCCCTCACCGAGCTCGGCGAGCTGGCCAAGACCCCCGGCGCCAACATCATCAAGCTGCCGAACGTGTCGGCCTCCATCCCGCAGCTCAAGGCCGCCGTCGCCGAGCTCCAGGCCCAGGGCTACGCGCTGCCCGAGTACCCGGACGAGCCGAAGACCGACGAGGAGCGCGACATCCGCGCCCGCTACGACAAGGTCAAGGGCTCCGCCGTCAACCCGGTGCTGCGCGAGGGCAACTCCGACCGCCGCGCCCCGCTGTCGGTCAAGAACTACGCCAAGACCCACCCGCACCGGATGGGCGCCTGGTCGGCCGACTCCAAGACCAACGTCGCCACCATGGGCGTCAACGACTTCGCCTCCACCGAGAAGTCCGCCGTGATCGCCGCCGACGGCGCGCTGCGCATCGAGCTGGTCGCCGAGGACGGCACCGTCACCGTGCTGCGCGAGAAGGTCCCGGTGCTGGCCGGCGAGGTCGTCGACGCCTCCGTGATGCGCGCCGCCGCGCTCAACGAGTTCCTGGCCGCGCAGGTCGCCCGGGCCAAGGCCGAGGGCGTGCTGTTCTCGGTGCACCTCAAGGCCACCATGATGAAGGTCTCCGACCCGATCCTGTTCGGCCACGTCGTGCGCGCCTTCTTCCCGAAGACCTTCGCCGCGTTCGGCGCCGACCTGGCCGCCGCGGGCCTCAACCCGAACAACGGCCTCGGCGGCATCCTGGCCGGCCTGGACAAGCTCCCCAACGGCGCCGAGATCAAGGCCTCCTTCGACGCCGAGCTCGCCGACGGCCCGGCCCTGGCCATGGTCGACTCCGACAAGGGCATCACCAACCTGCACGTCCCCAGCGACGTCATCGTCGACGCCTCGATGCCGGCCATGATCCGCACCTCCGGCCACATGTGGGGCCCGGACGGCCAGGAGGCCGACACCCTGGCCGTCCTGCCCGACAGCTCCTACGCGGGCGTCTACCAGGCCGTCATCGACGACTGCCGCGCCAACGGCGCCCTCGACCCGGCCACCATCGGCTCGGTCCCGAACGTCGGCCTGATGGCCCAGGCCGCCGAGGAGTACGGCAGCCACGACAAGACCTTCGAGATCGCCGCCGCCGGCACCGTCCGCCTGGTCGACGCGAACGGCGAGACCGTCCTGGAGCAGGCCGTCGCCCCCGGCGACGTGTTCCGCGCCTGCCAGACCAAGGACCTGCCGATCCAGGACTGGGTCAAGCTGGCCGTCACCCGCGCCCGCGCCACCGGCGACCCGGCCGTGTTCTGGCTGGACGCCGAGCGCGCCCACGACGCCGTCCTGATCGAGAAGGTCAAGGCGTACCTGCCCGAGCACGACACCGAGGGCCTGGACATCCAGATCCTCTCCCCGGTCGAGGCCACCAAGCTCTCGCTGGAGCGCATCCGCCGCGGCGAGAACACCATCTCCGTCACCGGCAACGTGCTGCGCGACTACCTGACCGACCTGTTCCCGATCCTGGAGCTGGGCACCAGCGCCAAGATGCTGTCGGTCGTCCCGCTGATGGCGGGCGGCGGCCTGTTCGAGACCGGCGCCGGCGGCTCCGCCCCCAAGCACGTCCAGCAGCTGGTCAAGGAGAACTACCTGCGCTGGGACTCGCTCGGCGAGTTCTTCGCGCTGGCCGCCTCCTTCGAGCACCTGGCCACCACCACCGGCAACGCCGGCGCCAAGGTCCTCGCCGACACCCTGGACCGCGCCACCGGCACCTTCCTCAACGAGGACAAGTCGCCCTCCCGCCGCCTCGGCGGCATCGACAACCGCGGCAGCCACTTCTACCTGGCCCTGTACTGGGCCCAGGAGCTGGCCGCCCAGACCGAGGACGCCGCGCTCGCCGCCGCGTTCGCCCCGCTCGCGCAGACCCTGACCGAGCAGGAGCAGGCCATCGTCGACGAGCTGATCGCCGTCCAGGGCTCGGCCGTCGACCTCGGCGGCTACTACCAGCCGGACCCGGCCAAGGCCGCCGCCGTGATGCGCCCGTCGAAGACCCTCAACGACGCGCTCGCCACCCTGGCCTGA
- a CDS encoding pyridoxamine 5'-phosphate oxidase family protein, which yields MTTEHAPSIALARRFADRVADLGLTEGQAAARAGMSTAYLHRVLELGPAFDPAALLRLAAVLGLEYEELVAGRPAERAARPAGPVPAGPPVLGELGVADCWRRLGAHGLGRIARTGPDGPVVRPVGYLVHDHTVLYRTRPDGPLAPGAGGDAAFEVDRADQDLNEGWSVLMIGPLEYVTEPALLAELPQPAGHGRWVRLTPTTVTGRSIRAGGPRH from the coding sequence GTGACCACCGAACACGCGCCCTCGATCGCGCTCGCCCGCCGCTTCGCCGACCGCGTCGCCGACCTCGGGCTGACCGAGGGGCAGGCAGCCGCGCGGGCCGGCATGTCGACGGCCTACCTGCACCGCGTCCTGGAACTCGGGCCGGCCTTCGACCCGGCCGCGCTGCTGCGGCTGGCCGCCGTCCTCGGCCTGGAGTACGAGGAACTGGTGGCCGGACGCCCCGCCGAGCGGGCGGCCCGCCCCGCGGGGCCGGTGCCGGCCGGGCCGCCGGTGCTCGGTGAACTGGGCGTCGCGGACTGCTGGCGGCGGCTGGGCGCCCACGGCCTCGGCCGGATCGCCCGGACCGGGCCGGACGGCCCCGTGGTGCGTCCGGTCGGCTACCTGGTGCACGACCACACCGTGCTGTACCGGACCCGCCCGGACGGGCCGCTGGCCCCCGGAGCGGGCGGCGACGCCGCGTTCGAGGTGGACCGGGCCGACCAGGACCTGAACGAGGGCTGGAGCGTGCTGATGATCGGCCCGCTCGAGTACGTCACCGAACCGGCGCTGCTCGCCGAACTGCCGCAGCCCGCCGGCCACGGCCGCTGGGTGCGGCTGACCCCCACCACCGTCACCGGACGGAGCATCCGGGCGGGCGGCCCGCGCCACTGA